In the Manis javanica isolate MJ-LG chromosome 14, MJ_LKY, whole genome shotgun sequence genome, one interval contains:
- the LOC108397614 gene encoding olfactory receptor 14C36-like codes for MANCSKVTEFLLEGFADGRELRVLQVISFLLIHLATLLGNLLIIAATTFDQSLHTPMYFFLRNLSILDMCFVSVTVPNACVKSLMDNRVISVAGCATQVYLVIHCVYVELLFLTVMARDRYVAICQPLRYPVIMNHQFCVWTTLVSLLGGLIFAGVHTGNTFRLSFCQSNVVHQFFCDIPSLQRLSCCDTFISFLLILMSAIMICGGCFTFIAMSYIQILSTVLKFPTRERGKAFSTCVPHITVVCVFLTSLIYVYLKPSVTSSMIQDVIVSVLYTMVPQFLNPIIYSLRNKQVKKAVSKIILRKCYSGK; via the coding sequence ATGGCCAATTGCTCAAAGGTGACCGAGTTTCTCCTTGAGGGCTTTGCTGACGGGAGAGAGCTGAGGGTCTTGCAAGTCATATCATTCCTATTGATACACTTGGCCACCTTGCTAGGGAACCTTCTCATTATTGCTGCCACTACTTTTGACCAGAgccttcacacacccatgtatttcttcctcagGAACCTGTCCATTTTAGACATGTGCTTTGTTTCTGTCACTGTCCCCAATGCCTGTGTCAAGTCCCTCATGGACAACAGGGTCATTTCAGTGGCTGGGTGTGCAACCCAGGTCTACTTGGTTATTCACTGTGTGTATGTGGAGCTCCTGTTCCTCACCGTCATGGCCcgtgaccgctatgtggccatctgccagcccctccGCTACCCCGTCATCATGAACCACCAGTTCTGTGTCTGGACaacactggtctccctgctcgGTGGCCTCATCTTCGCAGGTGTGCACACAGGGAACACGTTCCGGCTGTCCTTTTGTCAGTCCAACGTGGTCCACCAGTTCTTCTGTGACATCCCTTCTCTGCAGAGGCTCTCATGCTGCGATACCTTCATCAGTTTTCTCTTAATTCTGATGTCTGCCATTATGATCTGTGGTGGCTGCTTTACCTTTATCGCCATGTCATACATTCAAATACTTTCCACTGTGCTGAAGTTTCCAACCAGAGAGCGAGGCAAGGCCTTTTCCACGTGTGTCCCCCACATCACTGTGGTTTGTGTCTTCCTCACTTCTCTCATCTACGTGTACCTAAAGCCTTCAGTAACCTCTTCTATGATTCAGGACGTGATTGTTTCTGTGCTGTATACTATGGTTCCCCAATTCTTGAATCCTATCATCTACAGTCTTAGAAATAAACAGGTAAAGAAAGCTGTAagcaaaataatattaagaaagtgTTATTCagggaaataa